TAActataaaatcaaattatttgatttaataattatgaaaatcaaatcacttgattaagattatatcaaatcaaattcttgtggGGAGGTTTAGGGGAGGAAGCaaagtttcatttggttaaCTAGGATAAGATTTGTACTCCTTTGTCATGTGGTGGGTTGGGGTTTAGAAAGCTGAGTATCTTTAATGAAAAAGCATTACTTGGGAAGTGGTTATGGATGTATCATCAGGATTACAAATGGGCCGTGATTGATTCAAAATATGGGAGTGCCTGAAGGGATGGAGTTATAATGAGATAAGAGGTACTCATGTGTGGGGGTGTGGAAACGTACTAGGAGTGATTGGGATGATTTTGTAAAACAGGTTTTTTTTGTGGTTGGTGATGGTTCCAGACTTCATTTTTGGCATGATCCATGGTGGTAGGGTTCTTAGTGCTGAATTTCCAGATCTGTTTCATATTTCTCTATATATGGATGCTTTGGTGGCTAAGATTTTGGACACTTCTAGTGGTTCATCCTGCTGGGGGCATTTTCGCCAGGAAGACCGGCCCAAACCAAGCACTAggaagcccccccccccccccccgcacCCCCCGAGGGGGGCCCAGAAGGCCCTAAAAGCCTGACCCAGGCCCGCAAAGTCCCTCATTGGCCCAAAAAAGACCCGCGTAAGTGGGGCATGACTGTCCGGATTAGAATGAGACGTTACACAAAAAGCGCAGGAGGCCAAACTAGcggaaaggaaaggaaacacGCCAGAGAGAAGAGAGGGGACTCCAAAGCAGCACCAGGAGATCACGCCGCATTAAATTGCTTCACCAAACAATCACACCACATTAAAGACAGCATGGCGAAGAGGGCTCCGAGAGAATATCCCTTCCCCCCAGGTCTTAGGGTATGGCCTTCTAACCCTTAAGGCTGGGTATACAAGGACCCCTGGCCTTCAGGTAAAGGGATCGAATCCTTCCAACTAAGCATTGTTTACTAGCTATATTTCTTGTCTCACGAAACACTAAAGGATTattactgacttaggcatcggaaGTTTCCCGGGCCGTCCTAGGGCCGCCCTTTGCAATCTTTTCTTTGAAATCATAGGCCCAAGAAACCGAAGATCCGAACGGCTGAGAACCTGGCCCTTATGTGTACAAAACACACCGTCAACACATCCCATTAAAATGTTCAATTTTCTAGAGTCGTTAATGACTGGGAAATAGAGGCTGTTTCTAAATTGTTTGGCTTATTGTATGCTACACAGCTTGGGCGGGATGAGAGTGATAGGATGGTCTAGAAGCACACTGGTAGTCTGGTAACAAGAAGTTTTCAGTTCTTTCTTTGTACAAGTTGCTGTCTAGGCAGAATGGAGTACACTCctttccttggaagagtatttggaagagtaaggtgccTTCAAAGGTTGAGTTCTTTGAGTGGTCTGCTTCTTTAGGGAAGATTTTGACTTTGGACAATCACAAGAAGTGTGGCTTAATTGTTTTGGATTGATGCTTCTTATGTAAGAATGTTGGTGAATCGGTGGATCATTTattattacattgtgaggtgactAGGGTGTTTAATAGAAGTGGaatggcttgggtgatgcctagcagggtggtggtggtggatctCTTTGCTTGCTAATCTTCATCACTCCGTAATCAGAAAATAAGGTAGTCCTAAATGCGAGAGGGACAGATTTTCTTGGTCATAACTAAAACACATAACAAAAATACAGTAGCATTCTGAGCATTCACAAAGTTTCAACTCGTCATTAGAACACcaaattctcaaatatttgcatccaaCAAAATAGGGCACTCTTTCTTTCTCTATATACATTTGCTGAATGCAATTAATCAGGCAGCAGCAAGATACAATGACAACAAAATCTTAAGCCCCCAGATAATATGCAAGAGGTTTCagatatttaaagatatttaagcGATTGTAATTTGCGTTCGAATGTCTTTCTCTCCCCCTGTTTGGACATGGATCAGCAGAAACTAGAACTCTCTATCGATATTACACCAAATAAGTATATGAATTAATCtctatgttaaaaaataaatatgcagaCTCCAATCCGTCTATGATTAAATTGTTCCTACAGCGATTTGGCCTACCGGTACCAGGAATTAGCGAACAAACAGCTTCAATTACTGATAAAGAAAGGAGCTTTGCTcccttaatataaaaaattaaaattaaaaaaaaaaaaagaagaagaagttaacTTATCCAAAAAGCTATAATAGGAAAAAATTAGAAGGGTATTCTCCGGTTCCCAAAAGATGAGAAAGAAATGGAATAAAAACAATGTCACGCtttgaaattttgattttttccttTCCTACATTTTTGTCTCCGCAACCAAACAGAGATCGTCAGTACCTGAAGAGCCCGGAGAATGGCAAAGACTTCCCGAGACGAGAGAAAGATAACGGTGGCATGTCCACCGGAAAGGGAACGAGCCTTCTCCTAGAatgttttgataaatttcgaaAATCCCACCGAGTAGTCGCGTGAGACGATCGTGCCCTTGCCGCTTCTCGCTGGCTTAACTAGCGAGACCGCCCTCAGAGACGACGCCGTTTAATGAGACAATAAAAAACGTAGCGTTTTACTGTTTCATTGGAATTTGTCAAAAAACGACTCCACTGGGGATCGAACCCAGAATCTCTGGTTCCGTAGACCAGCGCCTTATCCATTGGGCCATGGAGTCGCTATGTTACAAagccaaaattttttatttttaataactaataattagtatatttatttaaacCCATTTTCTCATATTGCGAAAAATTACAGTTTATCAGTTTGTTATTAGTCCGCAGTGAAGGATAATTCTACGCTGATTATATGAATATATTGTTTTCATATGGCTTGTTTTTGCTACAAATAGAACACTATGTCCTGTGGAAACGTGGGTTTTATGAAATCCATCGAGCCAATATAAGATGAGTGCATCTTTGGTTTGGATACAGTGTAAGTAGAATGGAGAGTAATAATATATCATGAGTATCATCTGCTACAACTCTTTTTCCcctcaaaaataaaacaactaaaacatgaaaattttggtgcttttttttttccaaaattctatttcaataTTTGAAAGATTCTCACACATCCGGGCATACCTCTTGCATACAATGTTGATTTGAGTTCCTGCCTCCAAAGCCCCATGGAGAAATCACTGAACACAGTAACCCAATATCAACAACACTCAGAAGCTATTGATCTGACATTAGGCACAATCACACTACATATAACTACTATACACTCctgcttttattattttacacaTTTACAGAGTCATGAAACTGAGTGACGCCTTCTCTTCTGAAATGGAAATCGACTCTCTGAGTTAGCCTTACCTCCTCCTACGGGCTTCATCCCATTAATCCGAAACAGGGAATTCAGCTTGCTTAGTTTTTTGGTGAATGActtgaataatttatttgcaGGATGGGACTTGACAAGCTCTTGTTTCATAGATACGTGATCTTTCTCCAAGTCTGTTAGCCTCATTCTCATTCTTGCAACTTCAAGCTTCAGCTCTCGGTTCTCTCTTCTCACTGATGCATAGTTATCCCTCGGAGAGATGGCTCCACTTCCTGCACCACTGCCTGAACGTTGAGGGAATTGACCATTGATTGTACCAAAGAAGAATTGGTTGTGGCCACCATTCATGGCATTGCGAAGCCTGATTTGTTCAAAGTATAGGACTTGAACTGCCATCTGCACGGGTAGCCTTTCGTTTTGTGCTGCATGACTGCAAGCTTCTTGGGATAGTTTCTGGCTGTCGATTGTTTTACAAAGTCGGTAGCGTTCAGAGTCCTTGATATTTGGATGAACCTGTAATTAGAAGCACAAGCTGGAGCTCGATCACAACTTTGAAAAGAAAGATCAAAATGATTATGTAGTGTGcagtttaattaattatgaggGATAGAGTGAGTGGCTCACTTTGAGGAAGATATCCACAGCTCTGTACAATCCATCGCTAACCGTACGAGCATGGTCTGGAAGTAATTCTGCTAGTGCTATGAATTTTGATGTCATCAAGTTGGGGTCTAGTGCAACTTCTGCAAGATAATTGTCCAATAACTTTGATACCTTCAGAATTGAACTTTGTTTTGGAGATCCAGGGCTATCAAAATCATAGACCATTTCACTTTCATCCCTCAAGTGATTATCTTCATCGTCATCTTCATCCAAGTTCAGAAAAATGGAGAATATCCTCAAGATTGATTCTGTATCATAAAGTGTGCTGTGGTTGTTTCCATGTGAATTCGCAGGAATTAAGATGTCTTCAAGAATTGCCTGGTCCAGTTGCAGACCAATTCGCCTCTCCAGATCTGATCTGCAAGAAGTAGATGCTGATGCTGCAATTGCTGTTTTCAGCAAACTTGAAAGAAATGCCATTGGAACTGGACTCTTTCTTGATTGGGTTGGTAGTAAGCTAACTATTGTTTCAACAATGACTCTTTGCTTCTTCTGCAGTTCCAAATCCAAGAGGATTCCTTTGACCAGGTGGGGCTCCTTGGCAACAAGCCCTTGAAGAGAATTATGGGCATAgtttatcaaaattttgcaaatcaGATCCTGTTTTAGACCCTTGGATTTTACAGCAGACAGAACCCTTTGGAAGAAATCAAGATTAAGCACTGTGAGTGATTTTCCCCACCAGTCTGCAGGTGTTTCTGTTTCTATGCTTGGGACCGTTTTCACAGGGAAGTTATGGTCTAGTTTTAATAACCCAGACGTGAGCTGCTCTTTGCATGCATTATTGGCAATTGCATTGATAAGTCTGCTAACCAGGTTGATCTCTTCGGATATGGGCAGTAGGCTTTCACAACGATGAAGAACAGATATTGAGCTTGATATATTCGGGAGCACTATCTCCTTTAGATATGCTTCAGCTAGActttctatatttttctctgCAAAATCCTCTGTCATTTCCAGGAAATGAGCTGTACAGCATAGCATAGCTACGTTTGAGAGTGTAATTTCAACATTTACTCCATAACAAAACTTTGCAGCTAGCTCAAATGCCTCTGGTCCACCAGGAACAACAGGGAGATTTATGCGTGAAACTTTTGAATCTTTTGCTTCGAGCAACAGTTTCCGAATTCTTCCACTCTTAGAAACTAGAGGGAACTGCAAAAGAACCATGATCATTTTGACTTAAGCTTCTGGTGAAGTTCTCTTTTCCTCTTCGATTCTCACCTCAATCTCCTTAATATTACATTAACAATCactttttatgaaaattctTCAGACTATCAAGCATTGTTTGTAGTTTCATTACCAGCAGCTAAGTATGTTCTCGAAGAGAAATTTTTATTGTGAAACTTGAGCTAGAAACTATCCCAGACGGCACTGACAGAGAGATTtatgatttgatattatattttaggATTTCATAGAGTGaagtttttttaagttttaatgaCAATGTGCAAACAAGTTAAATTTACAATCAATTACTGGACACAACCCAAATTTTCAAGGAAAGAAAATTTGCAGCTCAAAAGttggaataagaaaaataacaattagAAGTCAAGTACTTGATAGTCTTACCTTATGCAGGGCAAAGCTTGAGGCTCCTACTTCGACAGTAAGATCACTAGAAACATCAGATATTGGCCTGAAAGAGAAAGAATTGCATGAATTAGATAGCAGagagatgaaaaaatttcgAAGAAAGAAACTCTTGGACGCATACATGTTCATTAATGTCAATATTTTAGAAGCCTTGCAGTGGCTTCGTCAAAACTTGCCTCGCCATGTGCTCAGTGTAAATACCTTAAAATCTTAAACCTAAGGAGGACAGTACTGTTATATCCATCATTAGTATTTGGTTTGATTCGGATGGCCCAGATTGGAAAATTAAGGGAATATAACATACACGAGGAGTGGGACTGGACAAGCAGTATTCTAGGCAATATGAGTAGATTCTCAAACGGTAAAAATAGTTGaactgaaaaatgaagaaatcttTGTGGTTTTACAAACCAATTTGGGAAATTTTACTGAGTTGCAGAGATAGAATATCAGTCATATGGGTCCCTCCGGATTAAATTGATAACTACCTATGCTTGTTCTCTTCTGTGTATATTAAGCTAGAAGGTTTGTCACACTCGATGATCAAATGTACTACCTGTCCGTACTTTGTCTGTGGACCTATGGATAGTAAATACGCATAAATTATTGCCCGGCAAACATTAATTGCAGTTCACAATCTCGAGGGCTGCAGCAAGGAATATGGTCCCTTTATCAGATCAACCTCGTGCTGATGTCGTATAAGGTTTTCGAGGCCATGGTCACGGTTGATCCGTCGTAGTCATGCATTCTGTTTTTGTGATGTAGCATGAGACATGAGGTACAGTTTTCTTCCATAAATTTTGGCAGCTTTGGAAAACAGAAGGAATGCCCCCAAAATCCTCTAAAAATGTCGGTTTTTAGTACAAGATGTAGAAAAGGAGAAGCGCATGATGAAAACCTGATAGAATGCAAAGTAGCTCTAATTGCTGCAATGTTTGACCCCAGAATGTCGTTGAATGTGATCAGATCTACTTTTAGTGAGAAAATGACGATTCATCTTAAATCTTAACATGTATTGACAGTTTTGAGTAAACAAAACGACAAATTCCATAACATGTTTGGTTTTTGCTTTTCTTCTAGGCTTTGCATTACTCCTATACAAATTTGTCATAATATCTACTTACTGTTGGGGAAACGTTGCACAAAATGAAGCCAAACCACAAGGAGGAGAAGATGAAAGAGAAATAACATGTCAAGagtcgaggaggaggagattACCATTCAGCAGCATGCCTTATACTGGAACTTGGACGAAACGACCTCTTCCCTGACATGCTTGGCTTCAAATCACCAACAGTAACGACACCCAtgtctacaaaaataaaaactggcgATTTAACCTTAAAATTCCCACTGATAGCTCCGCACAA
This genomic window from Carya illinoinensis cultivar Pawnee chromosome 7, C.illinoinensisPawnee_v1, whole genome shotgun sequence contains:
- the LOC122317529 gene encoding BTB/POZ domain-containing protein At1g03010-like isoform X1 gives rise to the protein MGVVTVGDLKPSMSGKRSFRPSSSIRHAAEWPISDVSSDLTVEVGASSFALHKFPLVSKSGRIRKLLLEAKDSKVSRINLPVVPGGPEAFELAAKFCYGVNVEITLSNVAMLCCTAHFLEMTEDFAEKNIESLAEAYLKEIVLPNISSSISVLHRCESLLPISEEINLVSRLINAIANNACKEQLTSGLLKLDHNFPVKTVPSIETETPADWWGKSLTVLNLDFFQRVLSAVKSKGLKQDLICKILINYAHNSLQGLVAKEPHLVKGILLDLELQKKQRVIVETIVSLLPTQSRKSPVPMAFLSSLLKTAIAASASTSCRSDLERRIGLQLDQAILEDILIPANSHGNNHSTLYDTESILRIFSIFLNLDEDDDEDNHLRDESEMVYDFDSPGSPKQSSILKVSKLLDNYLAEVALDPNLMTSKFIALAELLPDHARTVSDGLYRAVDIFLKVHPNIKDSERYRLCKTIDSQKLSQEACSHAAQNERLPVQMAVQVLYFEQIRLRNAMNGGHNQFFFGTINGQFPQRSGSGAGSGAISPRDNYASVRRENRELKLEVARMRMRLTDLEKDHVSMKQELVKSHPANKLFKSFTKKLSKLNSLFRINGMKPVGGGKANSESRFPFQKRRRHSVS
- the LOC122317529 gene encoding BTB/POZ domain-containing protein At1g03010-like isoform X2; protein product: MNMPISDVSSDLTVEVGASSFALHKFPLVSKSGRIRKLLLEAKDSKVSRINLPVVPGGPEAFELAAKFCYGVNVEITLSNVAMLCCTAHFLEMTEDFAEKNIESLAEAYLKEIVLPNISSSISVLHRCESLLPISEEINLVSRLINAIANNACKEQLTSGLLKLDHNFPVKTVPSIETETPADWWGKSLTVLNLDFFQRVLSAVKSKGLKQDLICKILINYAHNSLQGLVAKEPHLVKGILLDLELQKKQRVIVETIVSLLPTQSRKSPVPMAFLSSLLKTAIAASASTSCRSDLERRIGLQLDQAILEDILIPANSHGNNHSTLYDTESILRIFSIFLNLDEDDDEDNHLRDESEMVYDFDSPGSPKQSSILKVSKLLDNYLAEVALDPNLMTSKFIALAELLPDHARTVSDGLYRAVDIFLKVHPNIKDSERYRLCKTIDSQKLSQEACSHAAQNERLPVQMAVQVLYFEQIRLRNAMNGGHNQFFFGTINGQFPQRSGSGAGSGAISPRDNYASVRRENRELKLEVARMRMRLTDLEKDHVSMKQELVKSHPANKLFKSFTKKLSKLNSLFRINGMKPVGGGKANSESRFPFQKRRRHSVS